The Salvelinus namaycush isolate Seneca chromosome 31, SaNama_1.0, whole genome shotgun sequence genomic interval AAGCCAGTCCTACCTTGGGCCATTTGGGGTTAAGCAGGCGGGCTTTGAGGGCGTCGTCCAGGGCGGTCTGGTACTGTCCCAGGTGGAGAAGGGCCGCAGAACGGTTACTGTACAGGATGCAGTTCTGAGGGTCAGCAGACAGGGCCTCCCCATATAGCTGCACTGCCAGGCTGTACTGCCCCCGTTGGCATGCCTGGTTACTGCGACGTACTGCCTCCAGAAACTCTGCCTTAGAAAGGATAGGAGGCCCGGGAGGGATGCAAGGATGAGGGTCTGTCtggcagagagggggagggatggggtgagcagaggtagaggatgaagaggaggaagagggagggttggTGGCTCGGGTAGAAGAGCGAGGGCCGAAGAGAGAGAactgagatggagaggagagagggaggaggaagaggagaaacgTGGGGAAGAGGGGTCAGTTATCTTTTCATTCAATCAGATACACTTTTCTCAACGTTAAAGTCATTTTACAGAGAACCACGTTGATAAACATCTGAGATTCTAATCTGTTCCACCAAAACATTAAAGCAATGTTTATATCAGCAtttgatattgtgtgtgtgtgtgtgtgtgtgtgtgtgtgtgtgtgtgtgtgcgtgtgcgcgtgtgcgtgtgcatgtgtgtgtgtgtgtgtgtgtgtgtgtttaactattcttgtgggttaggtttaggttttaaggttaaggttagggtaaggattttgaatggtactgaattgtgtgtccccacaaggttagctgtacaagactgtgtgcgTGTACGTTGAGGTTAGCCCTCTGTCGCCCCAACTTAGAAAAGCTGCTTCCCTCCCTGATCTGCTGTTGCCAGATTTGTCCTTTCAGAATGACTTACACCAAGGCTGTcattatcgctctctctctctcacacacacacacacacacacacacacacacacacacacacacacacacacacacacacacacacacacacagtcccagtgGCTTTCTCTGTCCAAACAGCTGATTGGAGCACTAACTCACACAGTAGGAAGTTTCCACTgagaatacacagagagagagagagaaagagacagagagagagtgagcgagtgagagagtgagcgagagagagaagcttTTCAACCTGTGTATACAGCCAATAGGCTTGTATGCATTAGTCAAAACGGTTTTGTTGGAACAGTAGTACAAGAACACCCTcttcacaagcacacacactcacatgcatacacacatacgcacacacacacaccacttccctgtcccttcctccccctcccagcTCAGCCCAGGTCAGCAGGGAGAAACACATTCCTGAGAGAATGAAACCAGGGACCTCCTCtgacaaagagagcgagagagagacacactaaAGATTCAACCACCACGTGCTCTTTGTCACCCAAGTAACATACCACCTGTAAGAAAGAGTGTTACATTTGTATCTTGTCTTATtattaaagtaatactgtaacatGGCCTCTGTTATCTTCCACTAAATTGCTACTGAAATGCAATGTGCTGCGGTATGGGCTGAATAGCTGCGCCACTTGGACACAACATCAAACGCATCATCAAAGCGCTTTGGCTGATGTTGATAGGTTAGCCAGCCTATAGTGCAGCTAGATATATAGCCCATAGGCTCTGCTTTGTAAAATAAACGGTATTTTTTTTGTGTCATTGGGTTATATTTACCCTTTCTTTCTTCGGTCGATGTTTCTCCATCCTGTCCTAGTTTTATACCCAGCGGCAGCAACTTAAAACTTTCATCCCATGCAGTCCGCTTCCCAAACAGGACAGAGAAACAGTGCGATCTCACACAACAATGTAGTAGGAAGGAACTCCAACCATTCTGTTTTCATGGACCTCAAAAAAGTGAACAATCATGCGATATTCCCACTCTACCGGCCGCGAACTAACTAAAGTTATTTCCCAGAAAGTGCGCCATGTTGTCAAATCCGTTTTTCCCCGAGTAACGGAATTTGTGGCCGGTGGAGGCGTGTCTCGGTAGGCTCGAGCTCCACGGATGCAGCTCCAGTCGGTCTCCAGGTCTCAGTTACCCGTGGTGACATCAGAGAGGGGTTGAGTTACCTAGCAGCTATTCATTCCACTGTGGAGCTGTAGCTATTGTTTCTACAGCATTTTGGTAATAGATGATTACTTTCTGCAACCCTCTTAGTAAATGAACATGCATAAGGTGCGGTTTACTTAAAAGTAGATTGCACAATGGCCTTGAATCAAAGGGTGATAAACAAATGAAGAAGAAATCTAGAAAAAGACAATACAGCCAACATCCCTCTGCATTTCAGTAACTTATTCTGGTTATGGCTTATTTTGTAGTACATTTAGAAATTGTTTGGTAAAATGTCAATGACAtaatgaataaaaacatgacatCCAAACACTGTTTGTCTTTGACATCGATGTGTTTTCTTATACAAGTAACTTCAATGTACAACTTACAGTGGTTAAGTTACAGGCATGAATGCTGAGCACAGAGAGTGGTTAAAAAGAAACCGTTTTGTACACTAAAGCCTTGATATTTACGCACCGGACTTGAAACATGGTCTTCCCTTCACAACAGCCCCTGATACTACTGTCACTATGTCCTGTACAACTACTATGTTAGTATTCATATCCCTGGGTGAggaaatatatgtatttttacaTCTCTTTTtgacctgcactgttggagctcgggggcttaagaatttcactgtaccctgcgcATATGACTAATATAAtcgaataaaataaaataaatggtgTGACTAAATAGATCAGGCAACACTACATCACATTGGCGCATCGCATCGCCTACTAAAGCACATTGTTTGTGCTTCCTTGTCTAGTGCACGTTGGGTTTTGTCATCCTGAAGCAGAGCTTGTGTAGTCCTTTGCGTCGAGCCCGTCAGTTGGGCCTCCTGACATTTTGTCCAGGGTCCTAAAGATTGGCGCCACTCCTCAATGTCTCCACCAGTCTTCTTCTGCTGCTcaagcagagtgagagagggttTTACCAGAGCAGCTGAGCAGCTGTAGGCAAGGAGACAGACTGTTACAAACtcacgtgtgtgcgtgcgtgtgtgtgtgagagagagagacagcatctgtgcagtgtgtgtgtgtgtgtctgtgagtgtgtagtgtACTGACCTTGTCCCCTGTGTGCAGTCCTGTGGCTGTACTGTGAAACACGACAGAGAGACGTACATAAGGCAAGACAGAGTGAACCCCAGACAACTCCTTCTGTTGAACCAGACCCTCAGATAgtctagagaggacaggagaacatattgttccatagaccctcagacagtctagagaggacaggagaacatattgttccatagaccctcagacagtctagagaggacaggagaggagaacatattgttccatagaccctcagacagtctagagaggacaggagaacatattgttccatagaccctcagacagtctagagaggacaggagaacatattgttccatagaccctcagacagtctagagaggacaggagaacatattgttccatagaccctcagacagtctagagaggacaggagaacatattgttccatagaccctcagacagtctagagaggacaggagaggagaacatattgttccatagaccctcagatagtctagagaggacaggagaggagaacatattgttccatagaccctcagacagtctagagaggacaggagaggagaacatattgttccatagaccctcagacagtctagagaggacaggagaacatattgttccatagaccctcagatagtctagagaggacaggagaacatattgttccatagaccctcagacagtctagagaggacaggagaacatattgttccatagaccctcagacagtctagagaggacaggagaggagaacatattgttccatagaccctcagacagtctagagaggacaggagaggagaacatattgttccatagactctcagacagtctagagaggacaggagaacatattgttccatagaccctcagacagtctagagaggacaggagaacatattgttccatagactctcagacagtctagagaggacaggagaacatattgttccatagaccctcagacagtctagagaggacaggagaggagaacatattgttccatagaccctcagacagtctagagaggacaggagaacatattgttccatagaccctcagacagtctagagaggacaggagaacatattgttccatagaccctcagacagtctagagaggacaggagaacatattgttccatagaccctcagacagtctagagaggacaggagaacatattgttccatagactctcagacagtctagagaggacaggagaggagaacatattgttccatagaccctcagacagtctagagaggacaggagaggagaacatattgttccatagaccctcagacagtctagagaggacaggagaggagaacatattgttccatagaccctcagacagtctagagaggacaggagaacatattgttccatagaccctcagacagtctagagaggacaggagaacatattgttccatagaccctcagacagtctagagaggacaggagaacatattgttccatagaccctcagacagtctagagaggacaggagaagttATTGTTCCATAGACTCTCAGACAgtctagagaggacaggagagaacatattgttccatagaccctcagatagtctagagaggacaggagaacataTTGTTCCATAGACTCTCAGACAGTCTAGAAAGGACAGGAGAACATATTGTTCCATAGACTCTCAGACCgtctagagaggacaggagaacataTTGTTCCCTAGACTCTCAGACAgtctagagaggacaggagaacatattgttccatagactctcagacagtctagagaggacaggagaggagaacatattgttccatagactatcagacagtctagagaggacaggagaacatattgttccatagaccctcagacagtctagagaggacaggagaacatattgttccatagaccctcagacagtctggagaggacaggagaacatattgttccatagaccctcagacagcctagagaggacaggagaacatattgttccatagaccctcagaca includes:
- the LOC120025609 gene encoding tetratricopeptide repeat protein 28-like codes for the protein MEKHRPKKERFSLFGPRSSTRATNPPSSSSSSSTSAHPIPPPLCQTDPHPCIPPGPPILSKAEFLEAVRRSNQACQRGQYSLAVQLYGEALSADPQNCILYSNRSAALLHLGQYQTALDDALKARLLNPKWPKPPFLRSPIRCTPVDFCVDGAVSQE